Part of the Sarcophilus harrisii chromosome X, mSarHar1.11, whole genome shotgun sequence genome is shown below.
CTAAAGGAAAGCTGTTCCCCACCAGGAAGGGGTCCAGTGAAAAATGTGCTCCTGCTTGAATTCTCTAGTCGGGCAGCCATGAAGACATGAAATGCCTTCGTGGATTTTAAAGCTACATCCTAGTTTTTAAAGCTCCTAGTTTTTGCCTACACCTGGTTTTTGTCTACACCTTCCAGACCTCCCACCGGGATAAGTTCCATTGAGGAGGAAGGGATTTCTTATAGTTATGCTATATTCCAAACGTCCCCCTTTGCAGTTAAAAGAGTGTGCTTATTACACAGTGATACAAATGTGCATTAGTGACCTGCCTACCTACATTTTCCAAAGTCTTCTACTAGGGGAAGTTCAAGGGTTTCAACACTGATTGCTTTAGCCCAAGGAAAATTCCATGCTGGCTCCTAATAGCCTAGCATGCACATTCagggataaagagggagataAGGAGCTGGAGGGTTACCAAGAGGCTGGCATGCTTTTGTTAGAACACATGGCATGACTGAAATATGCATATGCACAGAGACAGTCAGAGGTTTATGGTCCAAAAAAGACAGGGTTCTCCACATGTGCTTTTCAAAGGAAAGCGGCCTGTCCAATATCTTTATAGAGTACAACTTGAATTTCAATTCAAGCGTTTTCCTTTTCCACATGTTCTAGGAATGTCCCCTTACTCCTCCAGATAtccaaaaaggggaaagggaaaaggaacggAAGACGACAAAAAGACAGAGCGATAACCCTCCCTTGCCAAAAGACAGAAATACCCCAAAGGTGATAAGGCAGTATGTTTGAAAGAGAAAGCTGTACGTGAATTGGTGTTGTATGAACTTGACTTCGGTGGCCATCTCGATGAGCGATCGATCATCGTGTCATTCCTGTAGCCACccctcatacacacacatgcacacatgacACAGTGAACCATAATCCTTGAACAGGGTAGTACTTTGGCTGtatgtgtattttaaagaaacaatcaTATTAAGAAAGATCAAAGTACAAACCCTGCCAAGCAATTGCTTTTTACCAAAGTGCTGGTGTTGCTGCACAACCTTGGCTTTCTCTTGCCCCTCAACCCCTACCGCCACCTCCACCCCCTTCACCACATCCAGGCTCCCTTGGATAGTCAAGAAAGGAGAGACCGGAGGCAAAGGCCTAAAGCGGAGGTGGAGTCTTCTGTTCTGCTGGGGCTCTTTGGCTTCTCTTGCGTCCTGGTTTAATGAGGTGTAAAGGTGAGAATCATCCAGCTGATAACAAAGTAGAAGAGGAAGATGGGGTACACAGCAAGGGCTTTTCGATTTGGAGGCTGGCTATCAGCCAGGAATGCTGTGGAtgctgaataataacaaaaaccaaattGGCAAAGGTTAGTCCTGGTTCTGGAGTTGGCAGGGCCCTTAGTCGTGAGTCCAGCCCCTTCAtgttacagaggagaaaactaaggcctAGAGAGGGAAAAGGGTTAACCCAAGGCAAAAGACTAGTGAGTGTCCGAgaaaggattcaaatccagaccttCCTAATTTCCAGACCAGTGTTCTACCCATTAGATCACTTTGCTTCTCAAGTCACCAGAGCTAAAGCTGAATAAACCCTAGTAGGTAAATCCACAGTGGATCTCAAACTCAGCTGTTTAGAACCCTggggaaatgaaaagagatttCTTAATAGTACTAAAGTATTCTGGACTTTAGCCATTTTCTTCCCAAAATTTAAGATGGTCCACTTCTCTGTCATCTTAAATaatgaatacaaaacaaaatctgTTCTTGCTCATTTAGGGTCATCACTGAAGTGCCATGTTTTGTTCTTTGCTGCATAGCAATGCCTTCAGAAACTACTGATTTATAGGGGACTATTTGCCCCATAAAGCActagggaatcactggagttaGAGTATGAGGGGTATATGACAAGGTCAGTTCTAAGCTTCAGGAAGATCATTTGACAGCAacgtgtggaggatggattggaatggggactGTGGCTATGCAAACCCTGCTCCCCATCCTCCACCATTTGCTCCCTTACTCTCCTCCCATTCAACTCAATCCTGAAAGCATGGACTTGAGACCTCCCCAGCCCTTCCACTGTGCACTCCGGAATGTTTGCTTCATAGCTAACaaacttttcctttctcactcaCACTGACACAGGCTCCCTCCTGAGGACAACACATCTCCAGGGATCTCTTCCCGGCACTGGCTGCACTTTCTCATACTCCCCATGACCACAGCCACTCTCAGTCCCTTGTTCTGCCACCACTCAATAACCTTTACTCCCCTGATCGCATTCAATCCATGTTTATCCCTCGATGGATTCTGAAGGCTGCCAACCTCAGGACACAGGCATTCTTTTTCACTGAGTTCATCGCCTAGCTCTGTCTTACTCTCCTGCCCTCATACTGGAGAATTTCAGCATACATTACAAACAATTGAACTTCCCAGTTACTACCAGGAAACTATTCATTTCCCACAACTTACTCCTCCACCCCATCTTAGCTAGAACCAAGATGGTCATACTGCTTTTgtaccctccctcccccattcaatagtactttatttttccaattacatgtaaagatactatttaacattcatttttctaagattttgagttcccaattgttctccctccatcccttccaagaaagcaaacaatctgACAGAGACTATACACGTATGATCCTTTTAAACATTACTGTTGATCTTGTCATCCCCACAAGTGTTCTTCATGCACGTTCACAAACTCAGAAATTCCTTTCTCTGATCATAATCTGGTGTCAATCCACCTCTCCTACCTTGCAACTTCAAAATGCATTCTTTGTGCTTATCCTGACTCTCCACTCCTCAGTCCTCTCCCCGACCATTACCTCTGCACTAGCTCTACTCTCCTCCTTCTCTACTTAGACTCCTTGATGAACCAGTTCAAGCCTACAACATCCTCTACCCTCAGGTTCCTTGATCCTTACCTCATCACTGATCAAGTCCACCTTGGGATTACTCTTACCATTATCTGCCTTTACTCCTATCTTATGCTGTTGAACATCGCTTAAGAGACCCAAGAAATCATGTTGCCTGGCTCTAATACAAATTTATGTCACATAACCTCAAGTAGGTCCTCCCTACAGCAAGGCAAAACTTTTACTCAAAATAATTAACTCAATTCACCACAATGGGGATTCTTCCATACAGTTTCATCTTTCCTCAAATCTCACGTTGTTTTTCCTGCCCCTCTCAGCTGGAACTTTTGCCTCATGCTTCAATGGAAAACTCGAGGCTGTTTGAACTGCTTCCCTCTGCCTACAAAATAGGATCATGTTTCCCTCTTCAAAAAAATCCTTTGATCTATCATCTTCTCCTTCCTGTAATGGGCTAAACTCTTCGAAAAGGGCCTCTCCAATGACTGtctccactttctttcctttcactttcttcttgATTTTCCATCTAACTTCCAACATTACCATTCAGTTCTCTCTAGTTATCAATGGTCTCtgccttttcttaatcctcatccttcttcttTTTGGTCAAAAGGTAaagtttatttagaagaggttacagacaaaataagaggtaaaCAGACAGTAGGAGTGACAAATATGAAACAGAGTTGGAAGAGTAATAGGGTTAACATtatcaaggaaaggagtttgaaaaaatccactgaggATATGCCATGAAGCTTGGcattgactggcaggttaaatccatagaggagtttagcagactaaccagaATTAATtagaataaggagaaagacatcattAGAGGGAAGACACTATAAGGGGGAGAGTGTacctcatagtgggcttagtcTTGGAAAGGACAATCCTCATCCTTCCTGACCCTTGACATTGTCAGTCATCCTCTTCTTCTCTGATACTCGCTCTAGtttctggttctcctcctacctgttTGACCATtccttctgtctcctttgctagatcttaATGCAAGTCACATTTGGTGGGTGGTGGGTTATCCTCCAAGGttccttctttattttacttgatttcatcagttcccaCATATAAATTATCATCTTCATACTGATGATTCTTAAAGCTACTTATCTAGCCCTCACCCTCTTTCTTACCCTCTAGATTCCCATCTCTAACTTCCTACTgaacatctcaaattggatgtgTTACAGTCatattaaactcaacatatcccaaactgaactcattagcttttccccaaaatctttccctctccttaacttccctattattgtcaAGAATAACACCATCCTCCAAGGCACTCAGGCTTACAACCTAACTTTCACCCTCTACTCACTCCTTTTCATCTCCTATATCCGATCTGCTGCCAAATCTTGTTGAACCTACCTTCCCTTAAGAGAGTCTTAGATCTACCCCCTtatctcctctgacactgtcaccaTCCTCATTGCCTCACGTCTACACTACTTCAATAGCTTGCTGGTGGGTCTGCATACTTCAATCCAATCTCTTCcaactccaatccatctttctcAGCTGTCACAGTGACTTTCACAAAGTGCAGATTTGACCATGTCATCCCACACCCCCCTTTCAAGAAAATTCTGTAACTCCTCATTACCTCTCGAATCAAATATCAAATtctttctttggcttttaaagcttttcCCAGTCTagccccttctttcctttctggtCTTCTCACAGACTCttatgatccagtgacactggccttccTGTTCTTCCCACATGACACTCTATCTCCCAACTCTCTGGCTTCCCATGGCTAGAATGTTCTCTCTCCAGGGCTCCTTCAAATCTTAGCTCAAATGCCACTTCCTAAAAGCCTTTAGTCTCCCTTAATGCCAGTACCTGCCCTCTGAGAGCACCTCCAGGGTCTCCTGTGTGTACATAGCTGTTTAAATGTTCCTTCCTCCCTTAAAATATGaagtccttgagggcagaggctatTTTGTCTTCCTGTTTTCCCAGTGCTTAAATAGCACATATCGAATACACagtaaaatgcttaataaaatattCGATGGGCTAACTGGCTTGAGGCAGGGGCCCAATTAAAAGGCCATTTCAGGAGTTTAGACAGGGAGGTAAAGACGATCTGAATCAGGGTGAAGACTGTGTGAGTAGACAGGAGATAGAAGTCACAAGATCTAACAGTGGGTATGAATATGCAGGGTGACAGAGGAAAGAATAGAAGATGAAACAAGAAGGCTTGTAAACTTGGATGTCCAAAAGGGGGTTGGTTCCTTTGTTGGTAATAGGGAAATTCGGATGATCCATGAATTTTGCAGGGGAGAAAGATACTGAGCTTGGTTTTAAGtgtattgaatttaagatgtctaagGGACTTCACTTGGAAATGTCCAAAATATGATATGGGAAGAGAGCTCAAGAGAAATTGGGGCAAGAAAAAGAGATTTGGGATTCAGCTCCATGGAAAAAAACAGGTAAGCCcacaggagctgatgagatcagtaagagagagaaaagagaagtggCCCAGGACTGAGTCTTGGGGAATATCTAGTTAGTGGGTATCAAATGGATGATGGCCCATCaaaggaggcagaggaggaggtAGTCAATCAAGTAGGATgaaaaccaggagagaacagTCATGAAAACTTAGAGAGGAGAGAGTCCCTAGGAGAAGGAGACCCATAGTGTCTGACTCTGCAGGAACCAAGGAAGCTGAGGACTGAGAAATCAAAAGATCATCTGTACCTCTGCAGAGAGATGTTTCCATTGAATAACAAGGTCTGAAGCCAGATTGCAGAGGGTTTAGAAGAcagtgagagagaaggaaggagaaggctCCAAGGGCGGATGACTTCTTCAAGGTtaaccaaaaagatgaaaagatataTAGGACATAGCTTTTGTAAGAAGACTTGGGAATGTTTGTAGGCAGAAGAGAAGTAACCAATAAATTAGAGGGAGAGCAGAGATGATGGAAGCAATCAGCTGGAGGGCAGGGAATCAAAGGTATAGCAAGAGGGGTTGGCCTTGGGAAGCCAAAGGACCATCTCATCATCAGATACTGAAGTAAAAGGGGAGTAGGATCAGGGTGCCTCATTTTCCCTCACACCAGCTgtcaaatcttgtttttatttctccatcGAGTCCCCTCATCCAACTTCTCTCTAAATCTGCCCAGGGACGGTCccagttcaggccctcatcacttctcacctggTTCCAAACTCACCCTCTGGAGTCTATCCCCAACTCCATGAAGCCCAGTGACTCCCTACTTTCTCTAGGATCAAACGTCAATTTCTCTGTTCTGGAGTTCTTAACAAACTGGCCCCAACCTACCTTTCTGGCCTCCTTCCTCCATTTTAATCTAGCCAGACTAGCCTTTGTGCTGTTCTTCACAGACGACCACCTATCTTTCATGCCCACATTGGTCTTTCCCCTCGCCTCTTTGCCTCAGAGCACTCTTTTGTTAGAGACGCAGTTCAAGTTCCATATTCTACAGTAAGGTTTGCCTGCTCCCTCTCTTCTAACTGCAGGTGTCCTCCCAGGGCAACCATCTTCtatctattttctatatattaaatacataatcTACCCCCAAAAATGTCATCTTCTTGAGGACAGGTTCAGTTTCATTCTAGTCTCTATATCCTGAGCATCCAGcctagtgactggcacataggaggtgcttattgattgactgaatgacATTTTAGTACATGGATCTTGTCCCCTCTATTCTGGTCACTTAGAAGAccttaaaaaaatccttcttgGTTGTTGACTATGATTTagactaaaattttttaaactgtgggttgcgACCCCATATGAGGGTCATGAAACTAAATGTAGGGGTCATTTatgatcagtaaatgtttgatttgtgtacctattttatatatctatatacccagggttatataaaaatttctcaagtgaaaaggggttttgagtaaaaaaaagtttaagaagccttgatctaGATAAACAAGGACTCACTAAGCTTCAAAAGATTAGGctgatatgtgcaaaaatgtttgtagcagccctttttctagtggcaaggaattggaaactgagcagatgcccatcagttggagaacagctgaataaattatgttttttgaatgttatggaatattattgttctgtaagaaacgatcagcaggatgatttcagagaggactggagagacttgcatgaactgatgctgcctgagtagaatcaagaaaacattatacacagtaacaacaagaatatgtgatgaccacctgtgatggacttggctcttttcaacactgaatgaggtgattcaaggcaattccaatagatttgtgatggagagagagccatctgcatccagagagaactgtggggactgaatgtggatcacaacatagtatttcaccttttttgttgttgtttccttgttttttttttctttctgattttcttttcctttttgatctgatttttcctgtgcagcatgataaatggggaaatatgtatagaattgtacatgtttaaattggattacctgccatgtaaggaaggagatgggggggagggagggagaaaaatttggaacacaaggttttacaagagcgaatgttaaaaactctttttgattatattttgaaaaataaaaagctattattaatttttttaaaaaaaagattccaggGGCATTGAGTTTTCAGTAAATTTTGAGAATGTAAAAGCAATGGCTCTGGTACGGTGTGGTAAAAAGCATGTTGGATGTTATagaagaggacctgagtttgaatctcctATCACTTATTTACTGCCAGTGTACTCttaccttggacaagtcaaactccccaaacctcagttttcttctctgtaacatGAGAGGATTCTGACCTCTATCGTCAGTTCTAGTTCTAAATCAACAATACTAAGATTGTGCAGCATCCATTGCTAGTCCAGTCTGCCTCACCTTGGAGGGGATCGTCCCTGGGTTAGAGTTAATTAAACTTTTTTAGGATCCTAACTCAGTTTAGCGCAAGAGCCTTGATtgtccattattttttaaaaggtaaaattttCACCTTGAAAGCCCACGTACCTAGTCCTTAGTTGGTGGGATGTGCTCTGATTAGCACATATCAATGGCAGAAAGCCCTGGTCTGGAGCTTAAGAACAAAACAGGCAatgattttatagcattttaatgcTGAGAGAGCCTTTCCTCATGACAAATCTGGGAGGCAGTAAGTGCAAGAAGTAACATTCCTATCTGAAAGCTTACAGGATCCTGAatctagatctggaagggacatCAGAGGCCACCAGCTCTGATACCTTCatttcacaaggaaaaaaaaccaaggtcCGAGAGGGAACGTGATTTGCCCAAGCTCAGAAGCAGTATCACGACCCTCCAGATGATATGACCCCTTAAAGGCCATTTAGTcaaagcccctcattttacagaacttGAGACATAGGGGCTAAATGACTATCCTCTGGTCATGGAGATGTTGAGGTTCTAGCCCAGTTGTCGGGTCCAAATCCCATGTTATCTGAGACCCCCAACATTTGCCTTCATGAAGCGTACGGCTCCCAGACATACTTTTACCTCTAACCCACGTTCTATCTTGTTGGAGAATCAGCGAATGGATGTTTTCTTACCTAAGGTAGACCAGGCAAACATCGCAATCACCACGATAAGCCGGATAAGGAAGTTGATAGGCCCCATACTAGCCAGAAGTACCAGTCGGCACACCAGCATAGCCACTGTTAAGGGCAAGACACAGTAACCCAAGACACAGAGACTCTGAAAGAACGATCTGAGGAaaagacaaagccaggaagttaaaaaaataaccaattaTTCAGCAGGATAGTCAAAGCCCATCACTGCAGAATGGGGATTTCAGACTCGGCTACAACATGGAAGACCCACACCAAGCACACAAGGTAATAACAGCCTGCTGGAACGTGGGGGACCTACCCCAGACAAGGTAAACCAGCCCTGAGCTCTGGTGTAAAAAAGGAATTGCAATTCGTGACAACATTTCTGTTTTCATATTTCTGCTCACTTCTCCTTAAAGTTGTTGCTCctaattaaatgactttttaaagtaAGCCAAGGTCTTGGGGAATGGGAGGCTTTGTCTGCCCACATGAGCTTCAAAGGTGATGAAGATCACCTGGATTCCCTCTGTGTGGCAGGGCTACCACTGAGTGAgtgaaggagagaagagacagagacatacacagagagagagagacaagaagagaaggggaaaggagagaaggggaggagggaaagaggaatagagaagagcagaagagagaaagagaaacagagacagagaaagcgaGTGAGTGTGAGTTTTGGCAAGGAGGGCCTCCCTTTCAAAGACTAGCTAGCAGTGTCAGTCTGATTTTGCCAGAACTCCAGCTATGCCAcatagaagggagagaaaaggggctGGTTTTAAGCATTTCCCTAATACTCACATGGTCCCCCCAAGAAGTTTTGAATTTAGTGTTATGACAACCGCACCAAACCAGATGATGACAAAAACTTCGGCAAACTGGGGTCCACCATCTTCTTTACTATCTGCAGAGCCTCCCTGTAGCATCCTAGGGCAGGGAAGCAAAGGACCAAGCCAGGGTTAACTAGAAAGGCTTTGTCAAACAACATGTATTTCTTAAGCACCATCTATGTGCCAGGACCTGTGCTAGTCGCTACAGACCCAAAAGACTAACAGATAACCCTGACTTTtcttaagaaacttacattctaacagcAGAGATAACAAAGCTACACAAAactacatacagaataaatataaagagaagagaTCCAAGGATGCTGTGGAATGAGGGCACTAGCAGTTGGGGAAAGTGAGAAAGGCTGCCTGCAGAAGAGGCTGCATGACCTATCCCTGGCAGAACGAGAGGCTGACTTACTCAGCCAATGGCCTTGGGCAAAACAGTTTCCCAATCTGGCTTCAGGTTCCTCATATGTAGAAGAGTAAGACTGGACTAGTATGCAGAGGCACCGACCAATTCAAACGTTCTAACAGCCACAGGGCAGCAACGTGACCAGTGGCAAGAGCCCTCAGCCTACTTTTATGGAGTGACTTGTTGAGAACATGTGTGTTAGGGGTCTCAATTCTAGCTACCCCTACATGGAAAGCTCTCTATTCACTCATGTTTAGCAAATATCTATGGAAGTTCATTTAGAGACATAATCTTTTATTTGTACTTAGAGgccacttaaattttttttttttaatattagagcTGTGATCTCATTGGCGGGATTGCATTGTGGGTAGACGGCtgacctcagagtcaggaagaactaggCTCAAGTCCTGCCTCTAAAATATCCTGGCGGTGTGACTGCaggaagtcacttaaacctcaGGGTCCTGGGCACCTCCCAAAGATGGGAAGTTTCAGAACAAGAGCCCACCTGCATTGGAAAAGGAATTCCCTATTAACATTTATGGACCCTATTCTTTGGAATGTTCCCCCTTTGGATTGAGCACCCGCTGCTCCAGGTAAGACTTTAGACTGTAGAATTATCTGCTCCAAGGAAATTACTCACAAGGAAGGTCTGGGTCCCCCCTGCCTAGATTTGGCCCAACACTAACCTGGGAGCATTTTTGGAGCCTTAGTTCTGTTAGCCGGT
Proteins encoded:
- the YIPF6 gene encoding protein YIPF6, whose translation is MAEADELTVGETATKSGFLGLSDVSISEDIPVEGEITVPMASHSQDEDYSTLDEPVRETIIRDLKAVGKKFVHVMYPKKSNALLRDWDLWGPLVLCVSLALMLQGGSADSKEDGGPQFAEVFVIIWFGAVVITLNSKLLGGTISFFQSLCVLGYCVLPLTVAMLVCRLVLLASMGPINFLIRLIVVIAMFAWSTLASTAFLADSQPPNRKALAVYPIFLFYFVISWMILTFTPH